The Nocardiopsis dassonvillei subsp. dassonvillei DSM 43111 genome contains a region encoding:
- a CDS encoding protein kinase domain-containing protein, which translates to MGNGSLVAGFHSLEVLHRGADSTVYRALRDADGGPAVVKVMRGADGEAEVERLCEIAGFPGVVPVLGHGRTSSGRPFVAMDHCAGGDYAARLRLHRPLPVEEVVGAGLAVAGALEAVHGRGLLHHGVEPANLLLSGEEVVLADAGAVLPTGAVPPAVGLDPGALAYAPPEALRGERPSEASDVYRLAATLWTLLSGHPPFSDGQRGIADPFDHRERVLGARPPGSPRADLPAALRAALDRALAKDPSERFPSAAEFAEALAAPAAGVPGAAEEDVRTESGALPPEEGTAPPPGHAAAGEESSGPADPWWGSGPGTEEPPADGGAADEWWGQAPTWGEDSADDGSSDEWWGQAPEPGEPPVGQGVVDGWSERDPVPDEDRADGAADTWRRQDPEPLDDDTADAWWEEDPAGRGAEPEADRATPVRWDAGEPERPEEAPAAAPLADGPREPGLAQWIQAAGDEPESPGGERPGTSDPHAGTSDGPPVAERPEDPWAGLDAWSGPPPRQVAAPSAPPVPAAEPPAFGGPSALAGPPVSAPRPPTADPYAFPTPQRSAAPGQTWARPARSGRRRPLVIAAVAASALALATVLVGAVVVLLPLGGGGREQDGSAGAEETQAGPESARGQEDEPPAPPAAVNEEAAPTDVRLEDSGDTVLLTWTDNSGGAVAHHVVGGPVGTVYAPLADVGPGGTRAEVSGLDADEEYCFTVIAVVTVDEVAYSEEACTDRSGG; encoded by the coding sequence ATGGGAAACGGCAGCCTGGTCGCGGGCTTCCACTCCCTGGAGGTTCTGCACCGCGGGGCGGACTCGACCGTCTACCGGGCGCTGCGGGACGCGGACGGCGGTCCCGCCGTGGTGAAGGTGATGCGCGGCGCGGACGGCGAGGCCGAGGTCGAACGGCTGTGTGAGATCGCCGGGTTCCCGGGCGTGGTGCCGGTGCTCGGCCACGGGCGCACCTCCTCGGGGCGGCCCTTCGTCGCCATGGACCACTGTGCCGGCGGGGACTACGCGGCCCGCCTGCGCCTGCACCGTCCGCTGCCGGTGGAGGAGGTGGTGGGGGCGGGCCTGGCCGTGGCCGGGGCGCTGGAGGCGGTCCACGGCCGGGGCCTGCTGCACCACGGGGTGGAACCGGCGAACCTGCTGCTGTCGGGGGAGGAGGTCGTGCTCGCCGACGCGGGCGCGGTCCTGCCCACGGGTGCCGTCCCGCCTGCTGTCGGGCTGGACCCGGGTGCCCTGGCGTACGCACCCCCGGAGGCGCTGCGGGGCGAGCGGCCCTCGGAGGCCTCCGACGTCTACCGGCTGGCCGCGACGCTGTGGACGCTGCTGTCCGGACACCCGCCGTTCAGCGACGGGCAGCGGGGGATCGCCGATCCCTTCGACCACCGGGAGCGAGTGCTCGGTGCTCGGCCTCCGGGGTCGCCGCGCGCCGACCTGCCCGCGGCGCTGCGGGCCGCCCTCGACCGGGCGCTGGCCAAGGACCCGTCCGAGCGCTTCCCGAGCGCGGCCGAGTTCGCCGAGGCGCTGGCCGCTCCGGCGGCGGGCGTCCCCGGCGCGGCGGAGGAGGACGTCCGCACGGAGTCCGGCGCGCTTCCCCCGGAGGAGGGGACCGCACCGCCGCCCGGACACGCGGCGGCCGGTGAGGAGTCCTCCGGCCCCGCCGACCCGTGGTGGGGGAGCGGTCCGGGGACGGAGGAACCCCCGGCGGACGGCGGTGCCGCGGACGAGTGGTGGGGACAGGCCCCGACGTGGGGAGAGGACTCGGCGGACGACGGCTCCTCGGACGAGTGGTGGGGGCAGGCCCCGGAGCCGGGGGAGCCCCCGGTGGGCCAAGGCGTCGTTGACGGGTGGTCGGAGCGGGACCCGGTTCCGGACGAGGACCGGGCGGACGGCGCCGCTGACACGTGGCGGCGACAGGACCCGGAGCCGCTGGATGACGACACCGCGGACGCGTGGTGGGAGGAGGACCCGGCTGGCCGGGGTGCCGAGCCCGAGGCTGACAGGGCGACACCCGTGCGCTGGGACGCCGGGGAACCGGAGCGCCCGGAGGAGGCGCCGGCGGCCGCACCGCTGGCGGACGGCCCGCGCGAACCGGGGCTCGCACAGTGGATCCAGGCGGCGGGCGACGAACCGGAATCCCCCGGGGGCGAGCGGCCCGGAACCTCGGACCCGCACGCCGGAACGTCCGACGGCCCGCCCGTGGCGGAACGGCCCGAGGACCCCTGGGCCGGGCTGGACGCCTGGTCCGGTCCTCCACCGCGCCAGGTGGCCGCCCCCTCGGCTCCCCCCGTTCCCGCCGCCGAGCCCCCCGCCTTCGGCGGGCCTTCCGCCCTCGCCGGACCCCCCGTCTCCGCGCCCCGTCCCCCGACGGCCGACCCCTATGCCTTCCCGACTCCACAGCGGTCCGCAGCGCCCGGACAGACCTGGGCGCGGCCCGCGCGGTCCGGCCGGAGACGCCCCCTCGTCATCGCCGCCGTGGCGGCCTCGGCCCTGGCCCTCGCCACCGTGCTGGTCGGCGCGGTGGTCGTCCTGCTTCCGCTGGGAGGCGGAGGCCGGGAACAGGACGGTTCCGCGGGCGCGGAGGAGACCCAGGCCGGTCCGGAGTCGGCCCGGGGCCAGGAGGACGAACCGCCCGCGCCGCCCGCCGCGGTCAACGAGGAGGCCGCGCCCACCGACGTCCGACTGGAGGACTCCGGCGACACGGTGCTGCTGACCTGGACGGACAACAGCGGCGGCGCGGTCGCCCACCACGTCGTCGGCGGCCCCGTCGGTACCGTCTACGCCCCCCTCGCCGACGTGGGGCCCGGCGGGACCCGGGCCGAGGTGAGCGGGCTCGACGCCGACGAGGAGTACTGCTTCACCGTCATCGCGGTGGTCACCGTGGACGAGGTCGCCTACTCCGAGGAGGCGTGCACAGACCGAAGCGGCGGGTGA
- a CDS encoding spore-associated protein: MASILVLSSATTAQGADPAQVCNASHPEGNGVYSETVNQAAIPNGLGTVYLYYEGTTGYNCAVTVGTAGTMYMDVGLRQSGSGGGSWDSGTFDQYAGPVYVHAPGICVDTTGAVGDQSATLTGTNCGS, from the coding sequence GTGGCGTCGATCCTCGTCCTGTCCTCGGCCACCACCGCGCAGGGGGCGGACCCCGCCCAGGTGTGCAACGCCAGCCATCCCGAGGGCAACGGGGTCTACAGCGAAACCGTCAACCAGGCGGCGATCCCGAACGGTCTGGGGACCGTCTACCTGTACTACGAGGGCACCACCGGGTACAACTGCGCCGTGACCGTCGGCACGGCCGGGACCATGTACATGGACGTCGGTCTCCGGCAGTCCGGCAGCGGCGGGGGAAGCTGGGACTCGGGAACCTTCGACCAGTACGCCGGTCCCGTCTACGTCCACGCGCCGGGGATCTGCGTGGACACCACGGGGGCCGTGGGCGACCAGTCGGCCACCCTGACCGGCACCAACTGCGGTTCCTGA
- a CDS encoding fibronectin type III domain-containing protein, whose product MVDQPTAPPTDPAPKPRPSPVRRAASALWRRTRSSAPGLMISLLAAGLLSTALGAGAMGRADEMSDGAVWLWDSPAGESFRVNGDNARIDLVAALPGSAGRPVQVTQNDDYLLLHDPETGRVTSVDLREMGFSGVLELGTGGDFGLALGEEAAVVIDRASGEVKAVDPATLQPTGPSLRIPAPLVGGAFDDSDTLWLGVPTQGTVVGIRVEAEEAVITQTASVADPGADIAVTVLDDGVLAVDRNGDRMVAVRNGGESRTITSPVPLEGAEVPPRTRGDLAAVTLPGSGDVVTVSDPTGSAGVDHFSTGREGGGTAVPYEGRFYVPFPEEGAVRVFGPSGDELNPITLPGAEGPLELEAREGSLYINSPDTGVAAVVDPGGRATVIDKTAPPPGPGETDEDEPAPREPAPDGTTAPEPGDAPVPDAGAPDAGDTTAPESGGTEGGAAPRAPAVESPRDDGEEEDEGTAPGAPTPVSFTAGDGSVTLSWPEAYSPDSPVETYDITWQGGSTTVDGSELEATITGLENGTSYRFRVRASNAFGTGPAAQTEEVTPSPRAPGAPSGVAVAAAGSDSVTVSWEAAEGAADYLVSASSDSDPVSDRTSTGTSVEVAGLAPGGTYTFTVTARGAGGVSGESATSAPFTMPTQEIGAPAGVSFSASGDTVTVTWSQVEGATQYTITPHGDGSRSLSEVSTPGTAAGGGQLSYTYQPRGSGRCYSFTVLAASESATADSGTTSTASCSREFR is encoded by the coding sequence ATGGTGGACCAGCCCACCGCACCCCCGACGGATCCCGCGCCGAAGCCCCGCCCCTCCCCCGTGCGGCGCGCGGCCTCGGCGCTCTGGCGCCGCACCCGCTCCAGCGCCCCGGGCCTGATGATCTCGCTCCTGGCCGCGGGCCTGCTCAGCACCGCGCTCGGCGCCGGGGCCATGGGCCGTGCGGACGAGATGTCCGACGGCGCCGTGTGGCTCTGGGACAGCCCCGCGGGCGAGAGCTTCCGCGTCAACGGCGACAACGCGCGGATCGACCTCGTCGCCGCGCTGCCCGGCTCCGCCGGACGCCCCGTCCAGGTCACCCAGAACGACGACTACCTCCTGCTCCACGACCCCGAGACCGGCCGGGTGACTTCGGTGGACCTGCGGGAGATGGGGTTCTCCGGTGTGCTCGAACTCGGCACCGGCGGCGACTTCGGCCTCGCGCTGGGCGAGGAGGCCGCGGTGGTCATCGACCGCGCCAGCGGTGAGGTCAAGGCGGTGGACCCCGCGACCCTCCAGCCGACCGGACCGTCCCTGAGGATCCCGGCCCCGCTGGTCGGCGGGGCCTTCGACGACTCCGACACCCTCTGGCTGGGGGTGCCCACCCAGGGCACGGTCGTCGGAATCCGGGTCGAGGCCGAGGAGGCCGTCATCACGCAGACCGCGTCGGTGGCCGACCCCGGCGCCGACATCGCCGTCACGGTCCTCGACGACGGCGTGCTCGCGGTCGACCGGAACGGCGACCGCATGGTCGCCGTCCGCAACGGTGGCGAGTCCCGGACCATCACCTCTCCCGTCCCGCTGGAGGGCGCCGAGGTACCGCCGCGCACCCGGGGCGACCTGGCCGCCGTGACGCTGCCCGGCTCCGGCGACGTCGTCACCGTGTCCGACCCCACCGGGTCGGCGGGCGTGGACCACTTCTCCACCGGCCGTGAGGGCGGCGGCACCGCCGTCCCCTACGAGGGCCGCTTCTACGTGCCCTTCCCCGAGGAGGGCGCGGTGCGCGTCTTCGGCCCCTCCGGGGACGAGCTCAACCCCATCACCCTGCCCGGTGCCGAGGGGCCGCTGGAGCTGGAGGCGCGCGAGGGCAGCCTGTACATCAACTCACCCGACACCGGGGTGGCGGCGGTCGTCGACCCCGGGGGCCGGGCCACCGTCATCGACAAGACCGCCCCGCCGCCCGGCCCCGGCGAGACCGACGAGGACGAGCCCGCGCCCCGGGAACCGGCCCCGGACGGGACCACCGCGCCCGAGCCCGGTGACGCCCCCGTGCCCGACGCGGGTGCGCCCGACGCCGGTGACACCACCGCCCCGGAGTCCGGCGGCACCGAGGGCGGCGCCGCCCCCAGGGCCCCGGCCGTGGAGAGCCCCCGGGACGACGGCGAGGAGGAGGACGAGGGCACGGCGCCGGGCGCTCCGACACCCGTCTCCTTCACCGCCGGGGACGGATCGGTCACGCTGTCCTGGCCGGAGGCCTACTCCCCGGACTCCCCCGTGGAGACCTACGACATCACGTGGCAGGGCGGCAGCACGACCGTCGACGGCTCGGAGCTGGAGGCCACGATCACCGGACTGGAGAACGGCACCTCCTACCGCTTCCGGGTGCGGGCATCCAACGCCTTCGGCACCGGTCCCGCGGCGCAGACCGAGGAGGTCACTCCCAGCCCCCGGGCCCCCGGCGCGCCGAGCGGCGTCGCCGTCGCCGCGGCGGGAAGCGACAGCGTGACCGTGTCCTGGGAGGCCGCCGAGGGGGCCGCGGACTACCTCGTCTCCGCCTCCTCCGACTCCGACCCGGTGAGCGACCGCACGTCCACGGGCACGTCGGTGGAGGTCGCCGGGCTGGCGCCGGGCGGCACCTACACCTTCACCGTGACGGCGCGCGGCGCGGGGGGCGTCAGCGGCGAGTCCGCCACGAGCGCCCCGTTCACCATGCCCACCCAGGAGATCGGAGCGCCCGCCGGCGTCTCCTTCAGCGCTTCCGGAGACACGGTGACGGTCACCTGGTCACAGGTGGAGGGGGCGACCCAGTACACCATCACGCCGCACGGCGACGGCTCCAGGTCGCTGAGCGAGGTGAGCACGCCCGGCACCGCGGCCGGGGGCGGACAGCTCTCCTACACCTACCAGCCGCGCGGCTCGGGGCGCTGCTACTCCTTCACCGTGCTGGCGGCGTCCGAGAGCGCCACCGCCGACAGCGGCACGACCAGTACCGCGAGCTGCTCACGGGAGTTCAGATGA
- a CDS encoding serine/threonine-protein kinase, protein MSTHPSAVTLPATATALTSTDPARIGPYRTLGRLGSGGMGVVYAALDRNGALVAVKLIHPEYSADDEFRARFAREVRLLGRVGGACAVPLLAADTEAERPWLATPLVRGMTLSAYTRAHGPLGGWLLIGLAAGVAEALAQIHEIGIAHRDLKPANVILSPEGPRVLDFGVARAIDQTALTRTGSVLGSPGWISPAHYRGEPPSTADDVFAWGALVSYAATGRPPFGTGDPAAVAHRVISGEPDTAGFTGPLADLAARALSKEASERPTALELVGGVIAAGDPRRSHTPPDSAAEAGGVMATVVDHQWQGVRTAPEREFPVAPERRGGAGRTLTVVGAALGALVLLAGLGFGGVALAANWDSLPVAAWFGDEPTGTAEARQAAGEQQNPERGHQERPDGASSEEPSASPSDEASQSAEDEGDSGGGSTTTTATVGAGVGASGTRPPGEHVVAFQTPGGSGQYAVLDGATVVCAWSFCQSQGGSVGDGGAGSVASTPSALTGYVNQGSRVITAEVTYTTGADGTVTITRLVERHSTSGTGTPPW, encoded by the coding sequence GTGAGTACGCACCCCTCAGCCGTCACGCTCCCCGCGACCGCGACCGCCCTGACCTCCACCGACCCCGCGCGGATCGGTCCCTACCGGACCCTCGGGCGCCTGGGCTCCGGCGGTATGGGTGTCGTGTACGCGGCCCTCGACCGGAACGGCGCGCTCGTCGCGGTCAAGCTCATCCACCCCGAGTACTCCGCCGACGACGAGTTCCGGGCGCGGTTCGCGCGCGAGGTGCGGCTGCTGGGCCGGGTGGGCGGAGCCTGCGCGGTGCCGCTGCTGGCCGCCGACACCGAGGCCGAGCGCCCCTGGCTGGCCACCCCGTTGGTGCGCGGGATGACGCTCAGCGCCTACACGCGCGCGCACGGGCCCCTGGGCGGATGGCTGCTGATCGGACTGGCCGCCGGAGTGGCCGAGGCGCTCGCCCAGATCCACGAGATCGGCATCGCCCACCGCGACCTCAAGCCCGCCAACGTCATCCTGTCGCCCGAGGGACCCCGTGTCCTGGACTTCGGCGTGGCCCGCGCGATCGACCAGACCGCGCTGACCCGCACCGGGTCCGTGCTGGGCTCGCCCGGCTGGATCAGCCCCGCCCACTACCGCGGCGAACCCCCCAGCACCGCCGACGACGTCTTCGCCTGGGGTGCGCTGGTCTCCTACGCGGCGACCGGGCGCCCGCCGTTCGGCACCGGCGACCCGGCGGCCGTCGCGCACCGGGTGATCAGCGGCGAACCCGACACCGCGGGTTTCACCGGCCCCCTCGCGGACCTGGCCGCACGCGCGCTCAGCAAGGAGGCGTCCGAGCGGCCGACCGCGCTGGAGCTGGTCGGCGGCGTGATCGCGGCGGGCGACCCGAGGCGCTCCCACACCCCGCCGGACTCCGCCGCGGAGGCGGGCGGCGTCATGGCCACCGTCGTCGACCACCAGTGGCAGGGCGTGCGGACCGCACCCGAGCGCGAGTTCCCGGTGGCCCCCGAGAGGCGGGGCGGAGCCGGGAGGACGCTGACCGTCGTCGGCGCCGCCCTGGGCGCCCTCGTCCTGCTCGCGGGACTGGGCTTCGGCGGCGTCGCCCTGGCCGCCAACTGGGACTCCCTGCCCGTCGCCGCCTGGTTCGGGGACGAGCCGACCGGGACGGCCGAGGCGCGGCAGGCCGCCGGGGAGCAGCAGAACCCGGAACGCGGACACCAGGAGCGGCCGGACGGCGCCTCCTCCGAGGAGCCCTCCGCGAGCCCCTCCGACGAGGCGTCCCAGAGCGCTGAGGACGAGGGGGATTCCGGCGGCGGGTCCACCACCACGACGGCCACGGTGGGCGCCGGGGTGGGCGCGAGCGGAACGCGCCCACCGGGCGAGCACGTCGTGGCCTTCCAGACCCCCGGCGGTTCGGGGCAGTACGCCGTGCTCGACGGCGCCACGGTGGTGTGCGCGTGGAGCTTCTGCCAGAGCCAGGGCGGATCGGTCGGCGACGGCGGCGCCGGTTCGGTCGCCTCCACCCCCTCGGCCCTGACCGGCTACGTCAACCAGGGCAGCCGCGTCATCACCGCCGAGGTCACCTACACCACCGGCGCCGACGGCACCGTCACCATCACCCGCCTGGTGGAGCGGCACAGCACCAGCGGCACGGGCACCCCGCCGTGGTAG
- a CDS encoding sulfotransferase family protein, which translates to MNVHHPWWMNPVNTLLRPFDNSLGAAEGAFDAMLAEASASSGLPWPSDEPFLSDTRVLHDAWQAVPGVTPIGRIGLRGEVRRRLETRLRMLHLLDANPEVAAQPVERPVFITGLPRTGTTFGHGLLAQHVRARAPRLWEMLSPVPDTGRPGERTVGRRERLALARRLVRGMDAMGPGFQTIHPMHPLEPEECVFLLPQGMFFHVRAASPDYRAWVEGRDATPDYAYLKQQLQALQWKRPARRWVLKSPLHLLSLDALLNVFPDAVVVMTDRDPARAMASWASLTETSMRIHNSDVDPHWIGREWLGIWAAGAERARRVRREHGPERFLDLPYGELTSDPLGAAERVWSGLGEDFDPDTRARTLAYTRADRRRNPGGHRYDLEYYGLTAEEVHAAFGPDPTGAEAARAGGGGT; encoded by the coding sequence GTGAACGTGCACCACCCGTGGTGGATGAACCCGGTCAACACCCTGCTCAGACCCTTCGACAACAGCCTGGGGGCGGCCGAGGGCGCCTTCGACGCCATGCTGGCGGAGGCCTCCGCCAGCAGCGGGCTCCCCTGGCCCTCCGACGAACCCTTCCTCTCGGACACGCGCGTGCTCCACGACGCCTGGCAGGCGGTGCCCGGCGTCACCCCGATCGGCCGGATCGGCCTGCGGGGAGAGGTCCGGCGGCGGCTGGAGACGCGCCTGCGCATGCTCCACCTGCTCGACGCCAACCCGGAGGTCGCGGCCCAGCCCGTCGAGCGGCCGGTGTTCATCACCGGACTGCCCAGGACGGGCACGACGTTCGGCCACGGCCTCCTGGCCCAGCACGTCCGGGCCCGCGCCCCGCGGCTGTGGGAGATGCTGAGCCCGGTCCCCGACACGGGCAGGCCCGGGGAGCGCACCGTGGGCAGGCGCGAGCGCCTCGCGCTGGCGCGGAGGCTGGTCCGGGGCATGGACGCCATGGGACCCGGGTTCCAGACCATCCACCCCATGCACCCGCTCGAACCCGAGGAGTGCGTCTTCCTCCTGCCGCAGGGGATGTTCTTCCACGTCCGCGCCGCCTCCCCGGACTACCGCGCCTGGGTCGAGGGGCGCGACGCCACCCCCGACTACGCCTACCTCAAACAGCAGCTCCAGGCGTTGCAGTGGAAGCGGCCCGCGCGCCGCTGGGTGCTCAAGTCGCCCCTGCACCTGCTCAGCCTGGACGCCCTGCTCAACGTCTTCCCCGACGCGGTGGTCGTCATGACCGACCGCGACCCGGCGCGGGCCATGGCGTCGTGGGCCAGCCTGACCGAGACCTCGATGCGCATCCACAACAGCGACGTGGACCCGCACTGGATCGGCCGGGAGTGGCTGGGGATCTGGGCGGCGGGAGCCGAACGGGCCCGCCGCGTGCGCCGCGAGCACGGTCCGGAACGCTTCCTGGACCTGCCCTACGGCGAGCTGACCTCCGACCCGCTCGGGGCGGCCGAACGCGTCTGGAGCGGCCTCGGCGAGGACTTCGACCCCGACACCCGGGCCCGCACGCTCGCCTACACGCGCGCGGACCGGCGCAGGAACCCGGGCGGCCACCGGTACGACCTGGAGTACTACGGCCTCACCGCCGAGGAGGTGCACGCGGCGTTCGGCCCGGACCCGACCGGCGCCGAGGCGGCCCGCGCGGGAGGAGGCGGGACCTGA
- a CDS encoding DUF4184 family protein, with translation MPFTPSHVAAVLPLARTGLPPAALVVGSVAPDLPYYLPLPVAAATTHGPAGLWLDVLLGGAVLVVYAYVLRPPLHALAGARTRFPRVRAPRSAREAARAAALTAAALAAGSVTHMAWDSFTQTGGALVRAWPPLSAPVAGPHLLYNVLMYREFGGRPGRPGLVGPPRARPPRGRRARRP, from the coding sequence GTGCCCTTCACCCCCAGCCATGTCGCGGCGGTCCTTCCCCTGGCGCGTACCGGGCTGCCGCCGGCGGCCCTGGTCGTCGGGTCGGTGGCGCCGGACCTGCCGTACTACCTGCCGCTGCCCGTGGCCGCGGCGACCACGCACGGCCCCGCGGGGCTGTGGCTGGACGTGCTGCTCGGCGGCGCCGTGCTGGTGGTGTACGCGTACGTGCTCCGTCCACCGCTGCACGCGCTGGCCGGAGCACGTACGCGGTTCCCGCGCGTCCGGGCTCCCCGGTCGGCGCGGGAGGCGGCGCGGGCGGCCGCGCTGACCGCCGCGGCGCTGGCGGCGGGCTCGGTCACGCACATGGCCTGGGACTCCTTCACCCAGACGGGCGGGGCCCTGGTGCGGGCCTGGCCGCCGCTGAGCGCTCCGGTGGCGGGCCCGCACCTGCTCTACAACGTGCTGATGTACCGCGAGTTCGGCGGGCGGCCTGGCCGTCCTGGCCTGGTGGGTCCACCGCGAGCGCGCCCGCCGCGCGGACGCCGGGCGCGCCGGCCGTGA